Proteins encoded in a region of the Candidatus Binatia bacterium genome:
- the yidD gene encoding membrane protein insertion efficiency factor YidD, protein MTRATAALRSGFGLRGIAILLVRGYRFAIAPVLPKSCRFTPSCSAYAEEALHKHGLFRGLWLAARRILRCHPFHPGGYDPVP, encoded by the coding sequence ATGACCCGCGCCACGGCGGCGCTCCGCTCCGGATTCGGCCTTCGCGGCATCGCGATCCTCCTCGTGCGCGGCTACCGGTTCGCGATCGCGCCCGTCCTTCCCAAGAGCTGCCGTTTCACCCCCTCCTGCTCGGCCTATGCCGAGGAGGCGCTCCACAAGCACGGTCTCTTCCGCGGCCTCTGGCTCGCCGCGAGGCGCATTCTCCGCTGCCATCCGTTCCACCCCGGAGGCTACGACCCCGTGCCCTAG